One Desulfonatronum thiodismutans DNA segment encodes these proteins:
- a CDS encoding type IV pilus twitching motility protein PilT: MAQIDAFFRMMHELGASDLHLSSGSQPIIRLHGELQRIKYKVLEHEELKKMLYEITPEQKVKNFEESGDVDFSYEIPTLARYRVNFFQQRRGCAAVFREIPQKILSIDDLKLPPLFKSLAMLPKGLVLVTGPTGSGKSTTLAAIVDYANRNRKDHILTIEDPIEFVHEPVSCLINQREVSRDTLSFKSALRGALREDPDIIMVGEMRDLETIELAIEAAETGHLVFSTLHTISASKTVDRIIEVFPGDVQGQIRSGLSESLRAVISQNLFKRIDRPGRCAALEILVGVPAVRNLIRENKTFQINSVIETGRKYGMQSLDDAILKLLQEGAISPTDAYNKAVSKSKFRDFLTEAPQDFTEV, translated from the coding sequence ATGGCCCAGATAGACGCATTTTTTCGGATGATGCACGAACTCGGAGCGTCGGACCTGCACCTCTCCTCCGGCTCCCAACCCATCATCCGCCTGCACGGTGAATTGCAGCGCATCAAGTACAAAGTCCTGGAGCATGAAGAACTCAAGAAAATGCTCTACGAGATCACGCCGGAGCAAAAGGTCAAGAACTTTGAGGAGAGCGGGGACGTGGACTTTTCCTACGAAATCCCCACCCTGGCCCGCTACCGGGTCAATTTTTTTCAACAGCGCCGGGGCTGCGCCGCGGTGTTTCGCGAAATCCCGCAAAAAATCCTGAGCATCGACGACCTGAAACTGCCTCCGTTGTTCAAGAGCCTGGCCATGCTTCCTAAAGGACTGGTCCTGGTCACCGGGCCCACGGGCAGCGGAAAATCTACGACCCTGGCGGCCATCGTGGACTACGCCAACCGGAACCGCAAGGACCACATCCTGACCATCGAGGACCCCATCGAATTCGTACATGAGCCGGTCAGCTGCCTGATCAACCAACGCGAAGTCTCCAGGGATACCTTGAGTTTCAAGTCCGCGCTACGCGGGGCTCTGCGCGAAGACCCGGACATCATCATGGTGGGCGAAATGCGCGACCTGGAAACCATCGAACTGGCCATCGAGGCCGCGGAAACTGGCCACTTGGTGTTTTCCACCCTGCACACCATCTCCGCGTCCAAAACCGTCGACCGGATTATCGAGGTTTTTCCCGGAGACGTTCAGGGCCAGATCCGCTCCGGTCTCTCCGAATCCCTGCGGGCGGTCATTTCCCAGAACCTGTTCAAACGCATCGACCGTCCGGGTCGATGCGCGGCCCTGGAGATACTGGTAGGCGTTCCGGCGGTACGCAATCTGATCCGCGAGAACAAAACGTTCCAGATCAACTCCGTAATCGAGACCGGACGCAAGTACGGCATGCAATCCCTGGACGACGCCATCCTCAAACTCCTTCAGGAAGGGGCCATCTCCCCAACGGACGCCTACAACAAGGCCGTTTCCAAATCCAAATTCCGGGATTTCCTCACCGAGGCCCCCCAGGATTTCACCGAGGTCTGA
- the pgsA gene encoding CDP-diacylglycerol--glycerol-3-phosphate 3-phosphatidyltransferase — protein MLNLANQVTLARILAVPVLILLLYFPSKPVNAVAMVVFILVALTDLADGFIARRWQMVSNLGKFLDPLADKLLISSVLIMLVFHGWVQAWMAIVIIARELTVTGLRAIAADQGHVLAADSFGKLKAVIQVVALCPLILHYTWWGFDPQPLGAGLLAIALILTVFSGAKYVIHFFRQVNRDDAA, from the coding sequence ATGCTCAATCTCGCCAACCAGGTCACCCTGGCCCGCATCCTGGCTGTCCCCGTGTTGATTCTGCTGCTGTATTTTCCGAGCAAGCCGGTCAATGCCGTCGCCATGGTCGTGTTCATTCTCGTGGCCCTGACCGACTTGGCCGACGGCTTCATCGCCCGCCGCTGGCAAATGGTCTCCAATCTGGGCAAATTTCTCGACCCTTTGGCCGACAAGCTCCTGATCAGTTCCGTCTTGATCATGCTCGTGTTCCACGGCTGGGTCCAAGCCTGGATGGCCATAGTGATCATCGCCCGTGAGCTGACCGTAACCGGTCTTAGGGCCATCGCCGCGGATCAGGGCCATGTCCTGGCCGCGGACAGCTTCGGCAAACTCAAAGCGGTGATCCAGGTGGTGGCCTTGTGTCCGCTGATCCTCCACTATACATGGTGGGGGTTCGACCCCCAACCTCTCGGCGCGGGGCTGCTGGCCATCGCCCTGATCCTGACCGTCTTTTCCGGCGCAAAGTACGTGATCCACTTCTTTCGCCAAGTGAATCGGGACGACGCGGCCTAG
- a CDS encoding transglycosylase SLT domain-containing protein, whose amino-acid sequence MLTKQRRIFSLFGAVAGISVLLLLWTGLCAAGTIFFYKDEHGVMHFTDTPTSSKFRPFQSLRSRMGSSADRASITRYVEQYSQRYGLDPHLVMAVIEVESGFNHQAVSRAGAQGLMQIMPATQQDLGLTAPFDPAENIEAGIRYLKMLMDRFPDLSLALAAYNAGPANVERYNGIPPFRETQDYVRKVTANYDRRRAARN is encoded by the coding sequence ATGCTGACCAAGCAGCGTCGTATTTTCTCCCTTTTCGGAGCCGTTGCCGGCATTTCCGTGCTGCTGTTGCTCTGGACCGGATTATGTGCCGCGGGCACAATCTTTTTCTACAAAGACGAACACGGGGTCATGCATTTCACGGACACCCCTACCTCTTCCAAGTTTCGCCCGTTTCAGTCCCTGCGTTCCCGCATGGGCAGCAGCGCGGACCGGGCCTCCATTACCCGCTACGTGGAGCAGTACAGCCAGAGGTACGGACTTGATCCACATCTGGTCATGGCCGTGATCGAGGTTGAATCCGGCTTCAACCATCAGGCTGTCTCCCGGGCCGGGGCCCAAGGCCTGATGCAGATCATGCCGGCCACTCAGCAAGACCTGGGGTTGACCGCGCCCTTCGACCCAGCGGAAAACATCGAAGCCGGCATCCGCTACCTGAAGATGCTCATGGACCGCTTCCCGGACCTCTCCCTGGCCCTGGCCGCCTATAACGCCGGACCGGCCAACGTGGAACGCTACAACGGCATCCCCCCGTTCCGGGAAACCCAGGACTACGTCCGCAAGGTCACGGCCAACTACGACCGGCGACGAGCGGCACGGAACTAG
- a CDS encoding Mrp/NBP35 family ATP-binding protein, giving the protein MTNASSTSPDASCSTCPSRKKGEHGERSAANRVQDQLIKSTLDNIRFKLFVMSGKGGVGKSSIAVNLAAALALKGHRVGLLDVDIHGPSVPHLLGLSGTLEQSRGSLIAPKQYGDRLFVVSMESLLQDPDQAVLWRGPMKTAAIRQFIADVDWGRLDYLVVDSPPGTGDEPMTVLKTIPEALSIVVTTPQEISLADVRKAINFLQYAHANILGLVENMSGLICPHCSGRIELFKTGGGEALAKKYGLEFLGAVPLDPAAVVAGDLGKPVVMLDEDTPAKRALLQLADTVIRTSENSLEATAGGPPQ; this is encoded by the coding sequence ATGACCAACGCTTCAAGCACATCACCCGACGCATCCTGCTCCACCTGCCCGTCGCGCAAAAAGGGCGAACACGGTGAACGTTCCGCCGCCAATAGGGTGCAGGACCAACTGATCAAATCCACCCTGGACAACATCCGCTTCAAGCTCTTCGTGATGAGCGGCAAGGGCGGGGTCGGGAAAAGCTCCATCGCCGTGAACCTGGCCGCGGCCCTGGCCTTGAAGGGACACCGGGTGGGGCTGCTGGACGTGGACATCCACGGCCCCAGCGTCCCGCACCTTCTGGGGCTGTCCGGAACCCTGGAGCAATCGCGGGGTTCGCTGATCGCGCCGAAACAATATGGAGACCGCCTTTTCGTGGTGTCCATGGAATCGCTGCTCCAAGACCCGGATCAGGCCGTGCTCTGGCGCGGCCCCATGAAAACCGCGGCCATCCGCCAGTTCATCGCCGACGTGGACTGGGGCCGTCTGGACTATCTGGTGGTGGATTCTCCCCCCGGAACCGGGGACGAGCCCATGACCGTGCTCAAGACCATTCCCGAGGCTCTGAGCATCGTGGTCACCACGCCCCAGGAAATCTCCCTGGCCGACGTGCGCAAGGCCATCAACTTCCTGCAGTACGCCCATGCCAACATTCTCGGACTGGTGGAAAACATGAGCGGGCTGATCTGCCCGCACTGCTCCGGGCGAATCGAGCTGTTCAAGACCGGCGGAGGAGAGGCCCTGGCCAAAAAGTACGGACTGGAATTTTTGGGCGCCGTCCCCCTGGACCCCGCGGCCGTCGTCGCCGGCGACCTGGGCAAGCCGGTAGTCATGCTCGACGAGGACACCCCGGCCAAGCGCGCCCTCTTGCAACTGGCGGACACGGTTATCCGCACATCTGAAAACAGCCTGGAGGCCACCGCCGGTGGACCGCCGCAGTAG
- a CDS encoding protein-L-isoaspartate(D-aspartate) O-methyltransferase, which yields MRIDPKRNRERMVREQIESRGITDPAVLSAMRKVPRHLFVEEALHSQAYEDHPLPIGYGQTISQPFIVALMTAVLNVQPGMRVLEIGTGSGYQAAILAEMRAEVYSVERVQPLYSAALTRLNKMRYFNVHLKLDDGTMGWPKESPFQRIMVTAGGPDVPPPLLEQLDESGILIIPVGARQRSQELIRFVKKEGKIMKANLGAVMFVDLVGAHGW from the coding sequence TTGAGAATCGACCCGAAACGCAATCGAGAGCGGATGGTCCGTGAACAAATCGAGTCACGAGGCATTACGGACCCGGCGGTACTCTCCGCCATGCGCAAGGTCCCCCGCCATCTGTTCGTGGAAGAGGCCCTGCACTCTCAGGCGTACGAGGATCATCCCCTGCCCATCGGCTACGGCCAGACCATCTCCCAGCCGTTCATCGTGGCCCTGATGACTGCCGTGCTCAACGTCCAGCCGGGAATGCGGGTTTTGGAAATCGGAACCGGCTCCGGCTATCAGGCGGCGATCCTCGCGGAAATGCGAGCCGAGGTCTATTCCGTGGAACGCGTCCAGCCCCTCTATTCCGCGGCTCTGACCCGCCTGAACAAAATGCGCTATTTCAACGTCCACCTGAAACTGGACGACGGCACCATGGGCTGGCCGAAGGAAAGTCCGTTTCAACGAATCATGGTCACCGCCGGTGGGCCCGACGTCCCTCCGCCCCTCTTGGAACAGTTGGACGAATCCGGCATTCTGATCATCCCCGTGGGTGCCAGGCAACGCAGTCAGGAACTCATCCGTTTCGTCAAGAAAGAAGGCAAGATCATGAAAGCGAACCTTGGGGCCGTCATGTTCGTCGACTTGGTCGGCGCCCATGGTTGGTGA
- a CDS encoding peroxiredoxin, whose translation MRTAPAGYTTRMTLLLGLLWMLLIAGSALAGTPEGVMGKVFQSPKLKPIDSELKVRVDDPAPDFSLPAVNGDTITLSDYRGNKNVMLSFVPAAWTPVCSDQWPGYNILQDIFDRHETIILGITVDNIPTLHSWLQAMGGLWFPMLSDFWPHGRVADAYGLLRGDGTTERALVFIDKQGLIRFLHVEDINIRPPLEIVMQGLQNLTD comes from the coding sequence ATGCGCACCGCTCCTGCCGGATACACGACAAGAATGACGTTGCTTCTGGGGCTCCTCTGGATGCTCCTCATCGCGGGGAGTGCCCTGGCGGGTACGCCTGAAGGAGTCATGGGCAAAGTTTTCCAGAGCCCAAAACTCAAACCCATCGACAGTGAGTTGAAGGTACGGGTCGACGATCCGGCTCCCGACTTTTCCCTGCCCGCGGTAAACGGTGATACCATCACCTTGAGCGACTATCGTGGCAATAAAAACGTCATGTTGTCCTTCGTTCCCGCGGCCTGGACCCCGGTCTGTTCCGACCAGTGGCCCGGATACAACATTCTTCAAGACATCTTCGACCGGCATGAGACCATCATCCTGGGCATCACCGTGGACAACATTCCGACGCTCCACTCCTGGCTTCAAGCCATGGGCGGACTATGGTTCCCGATGCTCTCCGACTTCTGGCCCCACGGTAGAGTCGCCGACGCTTACGGCCTGCTGCGCGGCGACGGAACCACGGAACGGGCCCTGGTCTTCATCGACAAACAGGGTCTGATCCGTTTTCTGCACGTGGAGGACATCAACATCCGCCCTCCCCTGGAGATCGTCATGCAAGGCCTTCAAAACCTCACGGATTGA
- a CDS encoding peroxiredoxin family protein has product MRPLTSLTNLFSLSSLFALLPPPSRIALIVPLFVLGLILPAHTQTEPFAVGNHLPTFSMTVPESSAHRSYLGLSAEASQFTLADVDAPALLIQIFSMYCPICQREAPEVNALYVALHREGLADSIKILGLGAGNSDLEVQVFQERYDVPFPLVSDPDYVLHKAFGGVGTPYFVLVQSSDSAEDGHVVRLSHLGAFDSVKDFLEALIKAKH; this is encoded by the coding sequence ATGCGTCCTCTGACATCTCTTACGAACTTGTTTTCCCTAAGCAGCCTCTTCGCCTTGCTCCCCCCCCCCAGCCGGATAGCCTTGATCGTCCCGCTTTTCGTCCTCGGCCTTATCCTTCCGGCCCATACCCAAACCGAACCTTTTGCCGTCGGGAATCACCTTCCAACTTTTTCCATGACCGTACCGGAGTCTTCAGCGCACCGGAGCTACTTAGGACTGTCGGCGGAAGCGTCCCAGTTCACTCTGGCCGATGTGGACGCCCCGGCGCTACTGATCCAGATCTTCAGCATGTACTGCCCGATCTGTCAGCGCGAAGCACCTGAGGTGAACGCGCTGTACGTCGCCCTGCACCGCGAGGGTTTGGCGGACTCGATCAAGATTTTGGGCCTTGGCGCGGGCAATTCGGATCTTGAAGTCCAGGTATTTCAAGAGCGTTACGACGTCCCGTTCCCCCTGGTCTCCGACCCGGACTACGTCCTGCACAAAGCCTTCGGCGGAGTGGGAACTCCCTATTTCGTCCTGGTCCAGTCCTCCGACTCGGCTGAGGATGGCCACGTTGTTCGACTCTCGCACCTCGGAGCGTTCGATTCCGTGAAAGACTTCCTGGAAGCTCTGATCAAAGCCAAACACTAG
- a CDS encoding FlgO family outer membrane protein gives MLRNLIVALLVGAPLALAQTVTAAHPYYGSGSHAHVQGFQGLAYALADGLEHNLVQYVDRTRPILFTSFVDLDDLNTSSTFGRLLGEQVASRISQQGYRVVELKLRQGSMVFSQEAGELILSRDLRDVRTNHDTQAVLVGTYVMTDNAVIVSAKLLSTLDGAVLSTRDVTLRKTKEIQELVTRNTVTFQPTHAQPSKAQPEREAVPEGPLARGTILLDPKNSLAARLIQARLAELNYYTDRVDGIWGRNSRAALNRFKSNRQLASPTTWDLSAQRELFKETGQ, from the coding sequence ATGCTCAGAAACCTTATAGTTGCTCTTCTCGTCGGCGCGCCCCTGGCCCTGGCCCAGACCGTAACGGCCGCCCATCCGTATTACGGTTCCGGATCCCACGCACATGTCCAGGGATTCCAGGGCCTAGCCTACGCCCTGGCCGACGGGCTGGAACACAACCTAGTCCAGTACGTGGACCGGACTCGGCCGATCCTGTTCACCAGCTTCGTGGATCTGGACGACCTGAACACGTCCAGCACCTTTGGACGGCTACTGGGCGAACAAGTCGCCTCCAGGATATCCCAACAAGGATACCGGGTGGTTGAACTCAAACTGCGCCAGGGCTCCATGGTCTTCAGCCAGGAGGCCGGAGAGTTGATCCTCTCCCGTGACCTGCGCGACGTGCGGACCAACCACGACACCCAGGCCGTACTGGTGGGAACGTATGTCATGACCGACAATGCCGTAATCGTCTCCGCCAAGCTGCTCAGCACCCTGGACGGAGCCGTTCTGTCAACCCGGGACGTTACCCTACGTAAAACAAAAGAAATCCAAGAGCTGGTGACCAGGAACACCGTCACCTTTCAGCCCACGCACGCCCAGCCATCCAAGGCGCAACCGGAACGTGAAGCCGTGCCCGAGGGCCCCCTGGCTCGCGGGACCATCCTCCTTGACCCCAAGAACTCCCTGGCCGCGCGGCTAATCCAGGCCCGACTGGCGGAACTGAACTACTACACCGACCGGGTCGACGGCATCTGGGGGAGGAACTCCCGGGCCGCGTTGAACCGCTTCAAATCCAATCGTCAACTCGCTTCGCCAACGACATGGGACCTTTCGGCACAACGGGAGCTGTTCAAGGAAACTGGCCAATGA
- a CDS encoding FlgO family outer membrane protein, translating to MNRNMFHGSRRRGIAIFWLTVLWLVVFWSAGCSRPSNIVHQPATELITVHYTVADTLFEALCKPEVCEMPLLMSSFVMLDDLDRTSHLGRIIPQQIGSRFAQHGMHMVDVRLRTQSLLVRKGQGEFALSRELDKINRDINAFAVLTGTYSVVYGRVYVTAMILRSTDGALLASLDYFLPVDRRSLRPDGPETAPPALRSPEELPDPFDGTIQPSVLTRLSFLRDRVTGVGLLG from the coding sequence ATGAATAGAAACATGTTCCATGGATCAAGGCGACGCGGCATAGCAATATTTTGGCTAACCGTGCTCTGGCTGGTCGTGTTCTGGTCGGCCGGGTGCTCCCGACCATCAAATATCGTGCATCAACCCGCGACGGAACTGATCACGGTGCATTACACCGTTGCGGACACACTGTTCGAGGCCCTGTGCAAACCGGAAGTCTGTGAAATGCCCCTGCTGATGTCCTCCTTCGTCATGCTGGACGACCTGGACCGGACCAGCCATTTGGGTCGGATCATCCCCCAGCAGATCGGCTCCCGATTCGCTCAGCACGGCATGCACATGGTGGACGTGCGCCTGCGCACCCAGTCCTTGCTGGTGCGCAAGGGCCAAGGAGAGTTCGCGTTGTCCCGTGAACTGGACAAGATCAACCGGGACATCAACGCCTTCGCCGTGCTCACCGGCACCTACTCAGTGGTCTACGGCCGGGTCTACGTCACGGCCATGATCCTGCGCAGCACCGACGGCGCCTTGCTGGCCTCCCTGGACTACTTCCTGCCCGTGGATCGCAGATCACTGCGGCCGGACGGCCCGGAAACCGCTCCCCCCGCTCTTCGGTCCCCCGAAGAGCTTCCTGATCCCTTTGACGGCACGATTCAGCCCTCGGTTTTGACGAGGCTTTCTTTTCTCCGCGACCGCGTTACGGGCGTCGGACTGTTGGGTTGA
- a CDS encoding 2-oxoacid:ferredoxin oxidoreductase subunit beta: protein MTTIEDFGEFETAWCPGCGNFSILKALKKALADSGLAPHQVLMVSGIGQAAKTPHYLRCNVFNGLHGRALPAATGAKLANPGLHVFVESGDGCSYGEGGNHFLAALRRNVDITMLVHDNQIYGLTKGQASPTTLHGQATKAQPQGAPSQAFNPVAVAVAMQAGFVARGFAGKPDHLADLIRQAHAFPGFALVDVLQPCVSFNKVNTFAWYKERVWDIPEDHDPADWNQAMTLARQFGDRIPIGVIYRNPDRPTFESHFPVLQEGPLFGRNPDRAKLTRLMESYM from the coding sequence ATGACGACAATCGAAGATTTCGGAGAGTTTGAGACGGCGTGGTGCCCTGGATGCGGAAACTTCTCCATCCTCAAGGCCCTCAAGAAGGCTCTGGCCGACAGCGGCCTGGCCCCCCACCAAGTGCTGATGGTCTCCGGCATCGGCCAAGCCGCCAAGACGCCGCACTATCTGCGCTGCAACGTCTTCAACGGACTGCACGGGCGGGCCCTGCCCGCGGCCACCGGGGCCAAACTGGCCAACCCCGGACTGCACGTCTTCGTGGAAAGCGGGGACGGATGCTCCTACGGCGAGGGCGGCAACCATTTCCTGGCCGCGCTGCGGCGCAACGTGGACATCACCATGCTGGTCCACGACAATCAAATCTACGGCCTGACCAAAGGCCAGGCCAGCCCCACCACCTTGCACGGCCAAGCCACCAAGGCCCAGCCCCAGGGCGCGCCTTCCCAGGCCTTCAACCCCGTGGCCGTGGCCGTGGCCATGCAGGCCGGATTCGTGGCACGGGGCTTCGCCGGAAAGCCGGACCACTTGGCCGACCTGATCCGCCAGGCCCACGCCTTTCCCGGCTTCGCCCTGGTGGACGTCCTCCAGCCCTGCGTCTCCTTCAACAAGGTGAACACCTTTGCCTGGTACAAGGAACGCGTCTGGGACATCCCGGAAGATCACGACCCCGCGGACTGGAACCAGGCCATGACCCTGGCCCGCCAGTTCGGCGACCGCATCCCCATCGGCGTGATCTACCGCAACCCGGATCGCCCGACGTTTGAGTCCCACTTTCCCGTCCTCCAGGAGGGGCCCCTCTTCGGGCGCAACCCTGACAGGGCCAAGCTGACGCGGTTGATGGAGAGCTATATGTAA
- a CDS encoding 2-oxoacid:acceptor oxidoreductase subunit alpha has translation MRLSKNILIAGEAGQGLATVGMLLAKALARSGYEIFVTQGYESRIRGGHNTFTIRTGLGPIRAGIREVDILIALNRESISLHREELTENALVLMDAEHDDQAATRDADQEDKSDRALRVPFAELAPSKVFHNIVALEVAARLLGLPENATTDLVRETFAPKKADVVEKNLNVLHAAAAWTAEQSAAFQPLPEPPKPTRRMVLNGSQAVALGALVGGTRFCAFYPMTPATGVALTLSAAAKDFGLVVEQAEDEIAAVNMALGASYTGAPAIVPTSGGGFALMTEGISLAGMTETPLVLVLGQRPGPATGLPTRTEQGDLNLALYAGHGEFPRAILTPGSVEECFRLTHAAVDLAERSQGPVIVMTDQYLADTIQAVPPFDLDMLAEPLRPAQTRDDPHDYKRYAFTDDGVSPRLTPGTGEHLVVLDSDEHTEDGHITEDLAIRKRMVDKRLAKERKLRESALAPSYIGDEQSDLLLICWGSTLGPADEAAEILRKEGRNVGLLHFRQVWPLRPEQFLERLRQARETVCVEGNATGQFAGLLRKEAGFSVSRSILRYDGLPFTAADILRDLDIETGRVRESHETTER, from the coding sequence ATGCGCCTATCCAAAAACATCCTGATCGCCGGGGAAGCCGGGCAGGGCTTGGCCACTGTGGGCATGCTTCTGGCCAAGGCCCTGGCCAGATCAGGCTATGAAATTTTCGTCACCCAGGGGTACGAATCCCGCATTCGCGGCGGACACAACACCTTTACCATACGCACCGGCCTTGGCCCGATCCGGGCCGGAATTCGGGAAGTGGATATCCTGATCGCCCTGAACCGGGAAAGCATTTCCTTGCATCGCGAGGAGCTGACCGAAAACGCCCTGGTCCTCATGGACGCGGAACACGACGACCAGGCCGCGACGAGGGACGCGGATCAGGAAGACAAAAGTGACCGCGCCCTGCGCGTTCCCTTCGCTGAGTTGGCCCCCAGCAAAGTCTTCCACAACATCGTGGCCTTGGAAGTCGCGGCCCGGCTCCTTGGGCTGCCTGAAAACGCGACCACCGACTTGGTTCGGGAAACTTTCGCCCCAAAAAAGGCCGACGTGGTGGAGAAAAATCTGAACGTCCTTCACGCCGCGGCGGCGTGGACCGCCGAACAGTCCGCGGCCTTTCAGCCCCTCCCCGAACCTCCGAAGCCGACTAGGCGCATGGTCTTGAACGGCAGCCAGGCCGTGGCTTTGGGGGCCTTGGTCGGCGGCACGCGTTTCTGCGCCTTTTATCCCATGACCCCGGCCACGGGCGTGGCTCTGACCCTGAGCGCCGCGGCCAAGGACTTCGGGCTGGTTGTGGAGCAGGCCGAGGACGAGATCGCGGCGGTGAACATGGCCCTTGGCGCATCCTATACCGGAGCGCCGGCCATCGTGCCCACCTCCGGCGGCGGATTCGCCCTGATGACCGAGGGGATCAGCCTGGCCGGGATGACCGAAACGCCCCTGGTGCTTGTTCTGGGCCAACGCCCCGGACCGGCCACCGGCCTGCCCACACGGACCGAGCAGGGTGACCTGAACCTGGCCCTGTACGCCGGCCACGGAGAATTTCCCCGAGCCATCCTTACTCCGGGCAGCGTCGAGGAGTGCTTCCGCCTGACTCACGCCGCCGTGGACTTGGCCGAACGCTCCCAAGGTCCGGTGATCGTCATGACCGACCAATACCTGGCCGACACCATCCAGGCCGTCCCGCCCTTTGACCTGGACATGCTCGCCGAGCCGCTCCGCCCGGCCCAAACCCGCGACGATCCACATGACTACAAGCGCTACGCCTTCACCGACGACGGCGTCTCCCCCAGGCTGACGCCCGGCACGGGGGAGCACCTGGTGGTCCTGGATAGCGACGAGCATACCGAGGACGGGCATATCACCGAGGATCTGGCCATCCGAAAGCGCATGGTCGACAAGCGGCTGGCCAAGGAGCGAAAGCTGCGGGAAAGCGCCCTTGCCCCGAGCTATATCGGGGACGAGCAGAGCGACCTGCTGCTGATTTGTTGGGGCTCGACCCTGGGGCCGGCGGACGAAGCCGCGGAAATCCTGCGCAAGGAAGGCCGCAACGTGGGACTGCTCCACTTCCGCCAGGTTTGGCCCCTGCGGCCGGAACAGTTTCTGGAAAGGTTGCGGCAAGCCCGGGAAACCGTCTGCGTCGAGGGCAACGCCACGGGGCAGTTTGCCGGACTGCTGCGCAAGGAGGCCGGATTCAGCGTCTCTCGCTCCATCCTGCGCTACGACGGACTACCCTTCACCGCGGCGGACATTTTACGCGATTTGGATATCGAAACCGGCCGGGTCCGGGAATCCCACGAGACCACGGAGAGGTGA
- a CDS encoding ferritin, whose amino-acid sequence MLTPTIEQALNEQVNAELYSAYLYLAMAAYFSDRDLEGFSHWMNMQSQEELGHALKFYAFINERGGKNTLKAIEAPPSSWDSPTSVFEAVLEHEQKVTAMINNLVDLAIAEKDHATNIFLQWFVTEQVEEEASVNAVLQKLKLLGKDGGGLFMIDRELAGRASACPCSQPTA is encoded by the coding sequence ATGTTGACCCCGACAATCGAGCAGGCCCTGAACGAGCAAGTCAACGCCGAACTGTACTCGGCCTATCTCTACCTGGCCATGGCCGCGTATTTCAGCGACCGCGACCTGGAAGGCTTCTCCCACTGGATGAACATGCAGTCCCAGGAAGAGCTTGGTCATGCCCTGAAATTCTACGCATTCATCAACGAACGGGGCGGGAAAAACACTCTGAAAGCCATCGAGGCCCCGCCTTCGTCCTGGGATTCTCCGACGTCCGTGTTCGAGGCCGTGCTGGAACATGAGCAAAAGGTCACCGCCATGATCAACAACCTGGTGGACCTGGCCATTGCGGAGAAAGACCATGCCACGAACATCTTCTTGCAGTGGTTCGTCACCGAGCAGGTGGAAGAGGAAGCCAGCGTGAACGCCGTGCTGCAAAAACTGAAACTCCTAGGCAAGGACGGCGGCGGCCTGTTCATGATCGACCGGGAACTGGCCGGCAGGGCCTCTGCTTGCCCCTGCTCCCAGCCGACCGCCTGA